The Pseudomonas iranensis genome includes a window with the following:
- a CDS encoding DNA-3-methyladenine glycosylase, with protein sequence MTNVPLCPESPRLPVGLPDSFFDRDAQVLAQALLGKVIRHRVGALWLSARIIETEAYYFAEKGSHASLGYTEKRKALFLDGGHIYMYYARGGDSLNFSAQGPGNAVLIKSAYPWVDEVSGPASLAQMLLNNPDAQGRPRPMQKLCAGQTLLCKALGLKVPMWDAKRFDHELLLVEDTGPPPSQIIQTTRLGIPLGRDEHLMYRFVDAAYAQWCTRNPLRRGQVEGRDYILLPVTDAESVNE encoded by the coding sequence ATGACCAACGTGCCCCTTTGCCCCGAGTCCCCGCGCCTGCCCGTGGGCCTGCCGGACAGTTTTTTCGACCGCGACGCCCAGGTTCTGGCGCAGGCGCTGCTCGGCAAAGTCATCCGCCATCGCGTCGGGGCCCTGTGGCTGAGTGCGCGAATCATCGAGACTGAAGCCTATTACTTCGCGGAAAAAGGCAGTCATGCCTCGCTCGGTTACACAGAAAAGCGTAAGGCTTTGTTTCTGGATGGCGGCCACATCTATATGTACTACGCCCGCGGCGGTGATTCGCTGAACTTCAGTGCGCAAGGTCCGGGCAACGCGGTGCTGATCAAATCCGCCTATCCGTGGGTCGACGAAGTCAGCGGCCCGGCGAGTCTGGCGCAGATGCTGCTGAACAATCCCGATGCCCAGGGCCGACCGCGTCCGATGCAGAAGCTGTGCGCCGGGCAGACCCTGCTGTGCAAAGCGCTGGGTTTGAAAGTGCCGATGTGGGACGCCAAGCGTTTCGACCATGAATTGTTGCTGGTCGAAGACACCGGGCCGCCGCCCTCGCAGATCATTCAAACCACCCGGCTGGGAATTCCGCTGGGCCGTGACGAACACCTGATGTATCGCTTCGTTGACGCTGCGTATGCGCAATGGTGCACGCGGAACCCGCTGCGACGGGGTCAGGTCGAAGGCCGGGATTATATTTTGCTTCCCGTAACCGACGCCGAATCCGTCAATGAATGA
- the nadD gene encoding nicotinate-nucleotide adenylyltransferase produces the protein MASCAARRRSDLTDLDLTAPHTGSESRPQRIGVLGGTFDPVHIGHLRGALEVVEALALDELRLMPNARPPHRGTPQVSAQERLAMVECAVAGLPPLVVDARELQRDKPSWTIDTLESLRAEMPAETQVFLLLGWDAFCGLPTWHRWEELLQHCHILVLQRPDADSEPPDALRNLLAARSVSDPLALKGPSGQIAFVWQTPLAVSATQIRQLLASGKSVRFLVPDAVLAYIDAHGLYRASN, from the coding sequence ATGGCCAGTTGCGCGGCCAGGCGACGGTCTGACTTGACCGACCTCGACCTGACAGCGCCGCACACCGGCAGCGAGTCGCGCCCGCAACGCATTGGAGTGCTGGGCGGTACGTTCGACCCGGTGCACATCGGCCATTTGCGTGGCGCGCTGGAAGTTGTCGAAGCGCTGGCGCTGGACGAGTTGCGCCTGATGCCGAACGCGCGCCCGCCACATCGCGGGACGCCGCAGGTGTCGGCGCAGGAGCGGCTGGCGATGGTCGAGTGCGCGGTGGCCGGATTGCCGCCGCTGGTGGTGGACGCCCGCGAATTGCAGCGGGACAAACCGTCCTGGACCATCGATACCCTGGAGTCGCTGCGCGCAGAGATGCCCGCCGAGACCCAGGTTTTTCTGCTTTTGGGCTGGGACGCATTTTGCGGCCTGCCCACTTGGCACCGCTGGGAAGAGTTGCTCCAGCATTGCCACATCCTGGTGCTACAGCGCCCGGACGCCGACAGCGAACCGCCGGATGCCTTGCGCAACCTGCTGGCAGCGCGTTCGGTGAGCGACCCGCTGGCCCTGAAAGGGCCGAGCGGACAGATTGCATTCGTCTGGCAGACACCGCTCGCGGTTTCCGCCACCCAGATCCGTCAACTGCTGGCCAGCGGTAAGTCGGTACGTTTCCTGGTGCCCGACGCGGTCCTGGCCTACATCGATGCGCACGGTCTGTACCGTGCGTCGAACTGA
- a CDS encoding glutamate-5-semialdehyde dehydrogenase: protein MTESVLDYMTRLGRAARAASKVIGRASTAQKNRALQAAANALDAARAELAAANELDLAAGRASGLEPALLERLELTPARIDGMIVGLRQVAALADPVGAIRDMSFRPSGIQVGKMRVPLGVIGIIYESRPNVTIDAASLCLKSGNATILRGGSEAIHSNRAIAACIQRGLAEAELPAAVVQVVETTDRAAVGALISMPEYVDVIVPRGGRGLIERISRDARVPVIKHLDGICHVYVSEHADLAKAQRIAFNAKTYRYGICGAMETLLVDQAVAKDFLPSMAAQFRDKGVELRGCERTRAIIEAVAASEDDWHTEYLAPILSIRVVDGLEQAIEHINHYGSHHTDSIVSENLADTRRFVAEVDSASVMINTPTCFADGFEYGLGAEIGISTDKLHARGPVGLEGLTCEKYIVVGDGQLRGQATV, encoded by the coding sequence ATGACTGAGTCCGTTCTTGACTACATGACCCGATTGGGTCGCGCCGCCCGCGCTGCCTCCAAGGTCATCGGTCGCGCCAGCACCGCGCAGAAAAACCGCGCCTTGCAGGCTGCCGCCAACGCTCTGGATGCTGCACGCGCCGAGCTGGCCGCAGCCAATGAGCTGGATCTGGCTGCCGGTCGCGCCAGCGGTCTGGAGCCGGCGCTGCTGGAGCGTCTGGAACTGACCCCTGCACGCATCGACGGCATGATCGTCGGTTTGCGTCAGGTCGCTGCACTGGCGGATCCGGTCGGCGCGATCCGCGACATGAGCTTCCGTCCGTCGGGCATTCAGGTCGGCAAGATGCGTGTACCGCTGGGCGTGATCGGGATCATCTACGAATCCCGTCCGAACGTGACCATCGATGCCGCCAGCCTGTGCCTGAAGTCCGGCAACGCGACCATCCTGCGCGGCGGCTCCGAGGCGATTCATTCCAATCGGGCGATTGCCGCGTGCATCCAGCGCGGTCTGGCCGAAGCCGAACTGCCCGCCGCCGTGGTGCAAGTGGTCGAAACCACTGACCGTGCCGCCGTAGGCGCGCTGATCAGCATGCCTGAATACGTCGACGTCATCGTGCCCCGTGGTGGCCGTGGCCTGATCGAACGCATCAGCCGCGATGCCCGCGTGCCGGTGATCAAGCACCTGGACGGCATCTGCCACGTTTACGTCAGCGAACACGCCGATCTGGCCAAAGCGCAGCGCATCGCTTTCAACGCCAAGACTTACCGTTATGGTATCTGCGGCGCGATGGAAACCCTGCTGGTCGATCAGGCTGTTGCCAAGGATTTCCTGCCTTCGATGGCCGCGCAGTTCCGCGACAAAGGCGTCGAACTGCGTGGTTGCGAGCGCACCCGGGCGATCATCGAAGCGGTCGCGGCCAGCGAAGACGACTGGCACACCGAGTACCTGGCGCCGATTCTGTCGATCCGCGTGGTCGACGGTCTGGAGCAGGCGATTGAACACATCAACCATTACGGCTCCCATCACACCGACTCGATCGTCAGCGAAAACCTCGCCGACACCCGGCGGTTCGTGGCGGAAGTCGACTCGGCCTCGGTGATGATCAACACGCCGACCTGCTTTGCCGATGGATTTGAATACGGATTGGGTGCCGAGATCGGCATTTCTACTGATAAGCTGCACGCCCGCGGCCCGGTCGGGCTCGAGGGGCTGACCTGCGAGAAGTACATCGTGGTCGGCGATGGCCAGTTGCGCGGCCAGGCGACGGTCTGA
- a CDS encoding bifunctional DedA family/phosphatase PAP2 family protein: MGPWLDSITGWLGANPQWLAAAVFIVACVECLAIAGLIVPGTVLLFAVAVLAGSGALSLSETLLLGFLGGILGDLISYFLGRHFHQNIRRLPGLRHHPEWMAGAESYFQRYGIASLLVGRFIGPLRPMLPMVAGMCDMPFPRFFAVSLLAAAGWSLAYLLPGWATGAAFRLPLPEGFWLQAGIVAASIAVMVGLSVNSSVRRHRRATIWIGSMSLLILIGLFIGYPYLTALDNGVMTLVQEHRQPALDEIAVTLTLIGEFRNMLLFSALLVILLLLCKQWRQAVFAGATMLITAMANTGTKYFFARVRPEVLSDPLTTYSMPSGHASGAFALFLTLGVLAGRGQPPRMRLTWLLIACIPALAIALSRVYLGAHWPTDILAGAMLASCVCAAMLWLSQRQTSLNPMPFKIWWLILPSMIALFGFFVLRHLPHTLLRYAY, translated from the coding sequence ATGGGCCCATGGCTCGATAGCATCACCGGATGGCTCGGCGCCAATCCGCAGTGGCTGGCCGCAGCGGTGTTCATCGTGGCGTGCGTGGAATGTCTGGCGATCGCCGGGCTGATCGTGCCGGGCACGGTGTTGCTGTTTGCCGTGGCGGTGCTGGCCGGCAGCGGCGCGCTGTCATTGAGCGAAACGCTGCTGCTGGGCTTTCTTGGCGGCATTCTTGGCGACCTGATTTCCTACTTCCTTGGGCGCCATTTCCACCAGAACATCCGTCGCCTCCCCGGGCTGCGCCACCACCCGGAATGGATGGCCGGCGCCGAGTCGTACTTCCAGCGCTATGGCATCGCCAGCCTGCTGGTCGGGCGTTTCATCGGCCCGCTGCGGCCGATGCTGCCGATGGTCGCCGGGATGTGCGACATGCCCTTCCCGCGTTTCTTCGCCGTCAGCCTGCTGGCCGCTGCCGGCTGGAGCCTGGCTTATCTGTTGCCGGGCTGGGCCACGGGCGCGGCGTTCCGCCTGCCCTTGCCTGAAGGTTTCTGGCTGCAAGCCGGGATTGTCGCCGCGAGCATTGCGGTGATGGTCGGCCTGAGCGTTAACAGCAGCGTACGTCGCCATCGGCGTGCGACGATCTGGATCGGCAGCATGAGCCTGTTGATTCTGATCGGCCTGTTCATCGGCTATCCGTACCTGACCGCGCTCGACAACGGTGTGATGACTCTGGTGCAGGAACATCGCCAGCCAGCGCTGGATGAAATCGCCGTGACGCTGACCCTGATCGGCGAATTCCGCAACATGCTGCTGTTCAGCGCCCTGCTCGTCATATTGCTGTTGCTGTGCAAGCAGTGGCGCCAGGCAGTGTTCGCTGGCGCCACCATGCTGATCACCGCCATGGCCAACACCGGCACCAAGTATTTTTTCGCCCGAGTACGCCCGGAAGTGCTCAGCGATCCATTGACCACCTACAGCATGCCCAGCGGTCACGCCTCGGGCGCATTCGCCCTGTTCCTGACGCTGGGTGTACTGGCCGGTCGCGGTCAGCCGCCACGCATGCGTCTGACCTGGCTGCTGATCGCGTGCATTCCGGCACTGGCAATCGCTCTGTCGCGGGTCTATCTGGGCGCGCACTGGCCGACTGACATCCTCGCCGGTGCCATGCTCGCCAGTTGCGTCTGTGCCGCCATGCTGTGGCTGAGCCAGCGGCAGACGTCGCTCAATCCGATGCCGTTCAAGATCTGGTGGCTGATCCTGCCGTCCATGATTGCCCTGTTCGGCTTCTTCGTGCTGCGCCACTTGCCCCATACGCTATTGCGTTACGCCTACTGA